ACGGTGAAATCGCGGCTGGCGAAGAACCGGGCCACGGCGGTCGTCGTGGCCACCGGGGGTGTCCGCACAAGACCCAATGGCCGACGGATGTCCTCGCTGTGGACGACTATTTCGCCCAGCCAGGCCGCAGTATGTCGTGTCGGCCCGGCAGGCCCGTCGACAATTTCGCGAAATCGCCGCAAGGTCTCTTCAGGTGTAGCACCACGGTGCTTTGCGAGTCGTCGGTCGTTGTGCAGATCGGGGTCGAACCGAGCGGCCAGCATGCTCAGCAGCCAGCGCCACATCCTCGTGCTGGCACCTGCCGTCAGATGGGCTACGACCTCCTCCACGGTCCAGCGTTCACACAGTGATGCTTTCGCCCACTGGGGCTCGCTGAGCCCGGTGAGGTCTTGAGCGAGCGCGGACCGCTCGACGTGGATCGCCCTTTCCAGAGCTGTCCGGGTTTCCAGAACGTGTGGTTCAGCCATGGGGCAGCCTCCAGAGATCGGGTGTCCTCCATCAGACTCCTATCGCCCTCCAAACTCATCGACCGCACCCGCGTAGCGAGCCCCGTTCGACCTCCCCGCCCTGGGCGCTGATGACGGTCGGGTGGCTCAGGCCCACCGTGCACGGACCGCTTGTTTGAAGGCTCAGGGGCACGGTCTGCCTGACGCAGTGTCAGGTCTTCCCATGTGCGAGGGCGTGCGTTATACAGGTAGCCGATCGGTTAGAACGTGTTCTCATTCCCGGTCTGCCTGTCACGAAGGGCCGGGCACGCGCCTGACCGGTCGGAAGCGGCCCCGGTCCGGCCGACGGTGCGGACGGCCGGGCCGGGGTCTTCACCGCACGCCCCCACGTGCGGCCCACAGCCCCTGCCCGCCGAGACCCCGAGCACCCGAGACCCCGAGACCCCGAGGACTACAGGCACCCCGAGGACTACAAGGCACCCCGAGGACCCAAGGAGCCCAGCCCCGATGCCCATTGACGTCGCCAAGGCGCTCGCCGCCGAGCCCCGCAGCACGGAGATCTCCTGGGACCACAAGGACGTCCAGCTCTACCACCTGGGCCTGGGCGCGGGAGTGCCCGCGACCGACCCCGCCGAGCTGCGCTACACCCTGGAGAGCGCGCTGCACGTCCTGCCCAGCTTCGCCACCGTCGCGGGCGCCGGCATGGGGGTCGTCGGCGGGCTCTCGTCCCCGGGCATCGATGTCGACCTGGCCGCCGTGCTGCACGGCACCCAGTCCGTGGACAGCCACCGCGCCCTCCCCGTCAGCGGACGCGCCACCTCCACCTCGCGGGTCACGGACGTCTACGACAAGGGCAAGGCCGCCATCCTCGTCCTGCGCACCGACGTCGCCGACGAGGAGGGCCCGCTGTGGACCAGCGAGGCCCAGATCTTCGTACGCGGCGAAGGCGGCTTCGGCGGCAGCCGGGGGCCCTCCGGGCGCCTCGACGTCCCCGACAGGCAGCCCGATTTCGTGGTCGAGCGGCGGGTGCGGGAGGAGCAGGCGCTGCTCTATCGCCTCTCCGGCGACTGGAACCCGCTCCACGCCGACCCCGACTTCGCCCGGCTGGCCGGATTCGAGCGGCCGATCCTCCACGGGCTGTGCTCGTACGGAATGGCGCTCAAGGCCGTGGTGGACCACGCCTTGGCGGGGGACGTCTCGCGGGTCGCCTCGTACGGCGTGCGGTTTGCCGGGGTGGTGTACCCCGGCGAGACGCTGCGCGTGCGGGTGTGGCGCGTAGCGCCTGGCCGCCTCCAGGTGACGGCTACCGCCGTCGAGCGGGAGGACGCGCCGGTGTTGGGGGACGGTGTCGTGACGCACACATAGGGCGCCCCCGCGCCGTCGTGGTGCGGACCGGCGGGCGCCGACCGGTGACTTGGCCCACCCTGCGGCCCCTGGCCGCAGACTGCCCCAAGCCTTTCGTAGCCGAAGGAGTCAACGTGCGCGCAGCGGTATTGCAGGAGACCGGGCAGGACAAGCTTGAGGTGCTGGAGGACATCGAGGCAGCCGGGTTCGGGCCGGGGAAGGTGCGGGTGCGGATCCGGGCCACCGGCCTGTGCCACTCCGACCTGTCCGCGATGAGCGGAGTCCTGCCGCAGCCCGCCCCGTTCGTGCCGGGCCACGAAGGCGCCGGTGAGGTGCTGGAGGTGGGGGAGGGGGTCAGCAACGTCAAGGCCGGGGACCGGGTGCTGGTGTGCTGGCTGCCGGCGTGCAACAACTGCCCCTCGTGCCGTCGCGGCCAAAGCCACCTGTGCCTGGCCGGGTTCATGAACGCGGGCACCCCCAACTTCCGCCGTACGACGGGCGGCACGGACCTGTTCGGCTTCGCCGGGACCGGCACCTTCGCCGAGGAGGTCGTCCTCGACGCGCCGTGCGCGACGCCGATCCCCGACGACGTCCCGTTCGAGATCGCCGCGCTCATCGGCTGCGGCGTCACCACGGGGCTGGGCGCCGCCTTCAACACGGCGCAGGTCGAGCCCGGTTCGTCGGTGGCCGTGATCGGCTGCGGCGGGGTCGGCGTCAGCAGCATCCAGGGCGCGCGGGCGTGCGGCGCCGCTCAGATCGTCGCCGTCGACCCCGTGGCCGCCCGCCGCGAGGCGGCCCTCCGCTTCGGCGCCACCGAGGCCGTCGCGCCGGAGGGACTCGCCGACGCCAAGGGGCGGCTCACCGGAGACGAGGGCTTCGACTACGTCTTCGAGGTCGTCGGCAAGTCCGCGACGGCCCGCGCCGCCTACGAGGCGACCCGGCGCGGCGGGACCTTGTGCGTGGTCGGCGCCGGGGCGATGGACGACCAGGTGCAGTTCAACATGTTCGAGCTGTTCTTCGACGAGAAGCGCATCCTGCCCTCCCTCTACGGGGGCGGCGATGTCCTGCGCTC
This sequence is a window from Streptomyces sp. NBC_01775. Protein-coding genes within it:
- a CDS encoding MaoC/PaaZ C-terminal domain-containing protein, whose amino-acid sequence is MPIDVAKALAAEPRSTEISWDHKDVQLYHLGLGAGVPATDPAELRYTLESALHVLPSFATVAGAGMGVVGGLSSPGIDVDLAAVLHGTQSVDSHRALPVSGRATSTSRVTDVYDKGKAAILVLRTDVADEEGPLWTSEAQIFVRGEGGFGGSRGPSGRLDVPDRQPDFVVERRVREEQALLYRLSGDWNPLHADPDFARLAGFERPILHGLCSYGMALKAVVDHALAGDVSRVASYGVRFAGVVYPGETLRVRVWRVAPGRLQVTATAVEREDAPVLGDGVVTHT
- a CDS encoding maleylpyruvate isomerase family mycothiol-dependent enzyme; protein product: MAEPHVLETRTALERAIHVERSALAQDLTGLSEPQWAKASLCERWTVEEVVAHLTAGASTRMWRWLLSMLAARFDPDLHNDRRLAKHRGATPEETLRRFREIVDGPAGPTRHTAAWLGEIVVHSEDIRRPLGLVRTPPVATTTAVARFFASRDFTVASNTAIAGLRVEATDGPFTTGSGDLLRGPTLSLVMGMAGRAAACEDLEGDGAAILRARLRSG
- a CDS encoding Zn-dependent alcohol dehydrogenase, whose translation is MRAAVLQETGQDKLEVLEDIEAAGFGPGKVRVRIRATGLCHSDLSAMSGVLPQPAPFVPGHEGAGEVLEVGEGVSNVKAGDRVLVCWLPACNNCPSCRRGQSHLCLAGFMNAGTPNFRRTTGGTDLFGFAGTGTFAEEVVLDAPCATPIPDDVPFEIAALIGCGVTTGLGAAFNTAQVEPGSSVAVIGCGGVGVSSIQGARACGAAQIVAVDPVAARREAALRFGATEAVAPEGLADAKGRLTGDEGFDYVFEVVGKSATARAAYEATRRGGTLCVVGAGAMDDQVQFNMFELFFDEKRILPSLYGGGDVLRSYDRAIALWRAGRIDLEGLITHRVRLSEINEAIDQMRSGEALRTSITL